A single Ciona intestinalis chromosome 12, KH, whole genome shotgun sequence DNA region contains:
- the LOC100182344 gene encoding uncharacterized protein LOC100182344, producing the protein MIVRCRLIAAVLCIVVQVSQAMDLATMVEILRQRTLNNNVNNQTQGPTIQPSDVNQLSEYLLPGGDLEDMIDPEDVPVQVRLVIPPGDLGFSSNELRFGLSVRKSASSRSSEWGEFSCCRQGLNLQSRERMVSDRVMELDKRQCSDNYCESCFDDRPTCRLFKTQIRACHPSSSYRPFMSRHCPETCDMCSATTTTAETTTVNTEETTTEATADPNLVRVNIHYNDVTAPHLYMYSASQSRPRSPWKPVSRSSYVGEVTSFQIYSRRTGAYNTPFYFCKARHGSTYKWMIRKAPCASGWSLDLKLYASSTRQPNSQRLFIANRGRGPWTSRISQLTPCCGYTSAVWTIYVPRSSSEPSTSAPTTTTTAEPTATSRADQPRTAYERECLTYHNFYRAIHNLPSFTWDTSLAVTAQRWADHLVESAPNHPFMTKRNVQRTPHWPHSVSGTRNRDRGVGENIAWDFSVDGSPAKESVLRWYAEVFDYNRENPTLTTQGVPVGHYTQMLWRSTRSVGCAVAVRLVRRGGRTYKTTYAVSHYNPGGNFKYTTNARTIRSYLENVPDPRESTCMSPAACSGGDRCMGFDSEVTCGCQPYRYRGNTRRQPVCQGSGGCMVRCKKQTGRFPGIWRGECQGESSCKCSLIPVNNVIGAICV; encoded by the exons ATGATTGTTAGGTGTAGATTAATCGCCGCTGTTCTATGCATCGTTGTACAAGTGTCGCAAGCCATGGAC TTGGCAACCATGGTTGAGATATTGCGTCAACGAACTTTAAACAACAACGTCAATAACCAAACACAAGGTCCAACGATTCAACCGAGTGACGTAAACCAGTTATCTGAATACTTGTTACCTGGAGGTGACTTGGAAGATATGATCGACCCAGAG GACGTACCTGTACAAGTGAGACTCGTCATTCCGCCTGGAGATCTTGGTTTCTCATCTAACGAGCTGAGGTTTGGCTTATCAGTGAGAAAGTCCGCTTCATCAAGGTCGAGCGAGTGGGGAGAGTTCAGCTGTTGCAG GCAAGGGTTAAACCTCCAGAGTCGTGAACGAATGGTTTCTGATCGTGTTATGGAGTTAGATAAACGACAGTGCTCGGATAATTACTGTGAAT CATGTTTTGACGATCGTCCAACATGCAGACTGTTCAAGACGCAGATACGAGCTTGCCACCCTAGTTCAAGTTACAGACC GTTCATGAGCAGACATTGCCCTGAGACTTGCGATATGTGCtctgcaacaacaacaacagcagagACAACAACTGTTAACACAGAAGAAACCACAACTGAAG CAACTGCAGACCCAAACCTTGTGCGAGTAAATATCCactataatgacgtcacagcaccCCATTTATACATGTACAGTGCGTCACAATCACGACCAAGATCACCATGGAAACCAGTTTCTAGAAGCTCTTACGTAGGCgaagtgacgtcatttcaaatatattcaaG GCGAACCGGGGCATATAACACACCGTTTTACTTCTGCAAGGCGAGACATGGTTCAACTTATAAGTGGATGATACGGAAAGCTCCTTGTGCTAGCG GCTGGAGCCTTGATTTGAAGTTATATGCATCTTCAACTCGTCAACCAAACTCACAACGGTTGTTCATCGCTAACCGTGGTCGTGGGCCTTGGACTTCACGTATCTCACAGCTGACCCCTTGCTGTGGTTATACAAGCGCTGTATGGACGATATATGTGCCAA GATCCTCAAGCGAACCTTCCACTTCAGCTCcaaccaccaccaccacaGCTGAACCAACAGCGACATCACGTGCCGATCAACCAAGGACAGCTTACGAGAGGGAATGTCTTACGTATCATAACTTCTATAG AGCAATCCACAACTTGCCTAGTTTTACTTGGGACACAAGTTTAGCAGTTACAGCGCAACGTTGGGCGGACCATCTTGTTGAATCGGCTCCTAACCATCCGTTCATGACCAAACGTAACGTTCAGCGGACCCCACATTGGCCGCACTCGGTG AGTGGAACAAGAAATAGAGATCGAGGCGTTGGTGAGAACATTGCATGGGATTTCTCAGTGGATGGGAGCCCTGCCAAGGAATCTGTGTTAAGGTGGTATGCTGAGGTGTTTGATTACAACAGGGAGAACCCAACACTAACTACTCAAGGCGTGCCAGTTG GACACTACACACAAATGCTTTGGAGAAGTACACGAAGTGTCGGTTGTGCGGTCGCTGTTCGTTTGGTAAGAAGAGGGGGTCGTACTTACAAGACAACATACGCCGTATCTCACTACAATCCGGGTGGTAACTTCAAGTATACGACAAATGCAAGAACTATAAGAAGTTACCTTGAAAATGTACCGGATCCAAGAGAAA GTACATGCATGAGCCCTGCAGCTTGTTCGGGCGGTGATCGTTGCATGGGATTCGACTCTGAGGTGACGTGTGGATGTCAACCATACAGATATCGTGGAAACACCAg ACGGCAACCAGTATGCCAAGGTTCGGGTGGCTGCATGGTTCGTTGTAAGAAACAAACAGGAAGGTTCCCTGGCATATGGAGAGGGGAGTGCCAGGGTGAAAGCTCATGTAAATGTTCCTTGATCCCCGTGAACAACGTCATTGGTGCAATATGCGTCTGA